Part of the Streptomyces sp. NBC_01353 genome, GGCGCCTCGCACCCCGAGCGGCTGGCCCAGCGCGCCGCCGAACGTGGCATGGACGCCCTGGCGCTCACGGACCGGGACACGGTCGCGGGCGTGGTCCGCTTCGCGAAGGCCTGCGCGGAGGCGGGGGTGCGCCCTCTGTTCGGCGTGGACCTCGCGATCGCGGATCCGGCGCCGGCGGGGCAGGGGCAGGGCGGTGGCGGTGCGCGCGTGTACGCCGTGAACGGGCTCGGCGGTGCGGGGGTGGCCGGGTCCGGCGGCTCGGGTGCGCGCGCCGCGAACGGCTCCGGCCCGGCGGGGCGCGCGTCGGACGGGTCCGTCCCGTCCGTCCCGTCAGCTTCCGGCGGTGGCGAGCCCGCCTCCGGGGCGGGAGCGGCCGGGTCCGGCGGTGGCGGAGGATCCGTCCGGGGCTCCGGTGCGGCCGGGTGGCCGGTACGGGCGGCCGGAACCTCCGCGCGGCGGGTGCCCGTGCGGGGTGGCGCCTTCGTCGACGAGTCCCCGTCCCGTGTCGTCCTCCTCGCCCGCTCCGCGGCCGGCTGGGCCGCGCTCTGCCGGATGATCACCGCCGCTCACGCGGAGGGGGAGCAGCCGCGGCTGCCCTGGGACGCCAACCACGGCGACGACCTGACCGTGCTCCTCGGCCCCGCGTCCGACGTCGGCCGGGCCCTCGCCGCCGGCCGCCCCGACCGGGCCGCCCGGCTCCTCGTCCCCTGGCGCGAGCGCTACGGCGACGCCCTGCGTCTGGAGGCGGTCCACCACGGCCGCTCCGGCACCGGGCCGGGCTCGCTCCGGCTCGCCGCCCGCACCGTCGGCTTCGCCGCCGAGCAGGGTGTCCGCCCGGTCCTCAGCAACGCGGTCCGGTACGCGGACTCCGGCCAGGGCCCCGTCGCCGACGTCCTCGACTCCGCCCGCCGTCTCGTCCCCATCGACCCCCGCAAGGAACTCGACAGTGGCGAGGCCTGGCTCAAGGGCGCCGGCGACATGCTGGCCGGCGCCGAGCGGGTCGTCGAGGCGGCCGGCTTCCGCAGGGACGCCGCGCACCGGCTGCTCGACCAGACCATGGCGGTCGCCGACGGCTGCGTGATCGACCCCCAGGACGACCTCGGCATGGGCTCCGCCCACTTCCCCGAGCCGTACCTTGTCGGCGCCGCACACCGCACCGCCCAGCGCGTGCTGGCCTCCCGGGCCTCCGCCGGCATGGTCCTGCGGGGGTACGACCGCGGTCCCGGCCGGCGCGTGTACTGGGACCGGATGCACCGCGAGCTCGACATCATCGCCCACCACGGCTTCGCCACCTACTTCCTGACGGTCGCCCAGGTCGTCGACGACGTGAAGAGCATGGGGATCAGGGTCGCCGCGCGCGGCTCCGGTGCGGGCTCGTTCGTCAACCACCTCCTCGGCATCGCCCACGCCGACCCGGTCGAGCACGGACTCCTCATGGAGCGCTTCCTCTCCAAGAACCGCACCGCACTGCCCGACATCGACATCGACGTGGAGTCCGCCCGCCGTCTGGAGGTCTACCGCGCGATCATGGACCGCTTCGGCACCGAGCGGGTCGCCACCGTCGCCATGCCGGAGACCTATCGGGTCCGCCACGCGGTACGGGACGTGGGCGCCGCCCTCTCCATGGATCCGGCCGAGATCGACCGGATCGCCAAGGCGTTCCCGCACATCCGGGCCCGGGATGCGCTCGCCGCCCTCGACGAACTGCCCGAGCTGCGCGAACTCGCGGGCGAGAAGCAGGCGTACGGCAAGCTCTGGGAGCTGGTCGAGGCCCTCGACGCGCTGCCGCGCGGGATCGCCATGCACCCGTGCGGGGTGCTGCTCTCGGACGCCTCGCTGCTCACCCGTACCCCTGTCGTGCCCACCAGCGGCGAGGGATTCCCCATGGCCCAGTTCGACAAGGAGGACGTGGAGGACCTCGGGCTGCTCAAGCTCGACGTCCTCGGGGTGCGGATGCAGTCCGCGATGGCCCATGCCGTCGCGGAGGTGCAGCGGGCCACGGGCGAACGGCTGGACATCGACGACCCGGCGCAGGTGCCGGCCGGCGACCCCGCGACGTACCGGCTCATCCAGTCCACCGAGACCCTCGGCTGCTTCCAGATCGAGTCGCCGGGCCAGCGCGACCTGGTCGGCCGGCTTCAGCCGGCCACCTTCCACGACCTCGTCGTCGACATCTCGCTCTTCCGGCCGGGGCCGGTCGCCGCCGACATGGTCCGCCCGTTCATCGAGGCCCGCCACGGCCGGGCCCCCGTCCGCTATCCGCACCCGGACCTGGAGGGAGCGCTGAAGGAGACGTACGGCGTCGTCGTCTTCCACGAGCAGATCATCGAGATCGTGCGGATCATGACCGGCTGCGGCCGGGGCGAGGCCGACCAGGTCCGGCGCGGGCTCTCGCATCCCGAGTCGCAGGGCCGGATCAAGATCTGGTTCGCCCGGCGGGCCGAGGAACGGGGGTACGACTACGAGGTCATCGCCCGCGCCTGGGAGATCGTGGAGGCCTTCGGCTCGTACGGCTTCTGCAAGGCGCACGCGGTCGCCTTCGCCGTTCCCACCTACCAGTCGGCCTGGCTCAAGGCGCACCACCCGGCGGCCTTCTACGCCGGGCTGCTCACTCACGACCCGGGGATGTACCCGAAGCGGCTGCTGCTCGCGGACGCGCGGCGGCGCGGGGTGCCGGTGCTGCCGCTGGATGTGAACCGGTCGGCAGCAGCCCATCGAATCGAACTGGTGTCCGGTCCGCCGAAACGGTGGGGTCTGCGGCTCGCCCTCGCCGACGTCCACGGCATCAGCGAGGCGGAGAGTGCGCGGATCGAGGCCGGCCAGCCGTACGCCTCGCTGCTCGACTTCTGGGAGCGGGCCCGCCCGCGCAAACCGGTCGCCGAACGACTTGCGCAGGTCGGCGCGTTGGACGCCTTCGGTGCCAACCGCCGTGATCTGCTCCTGCACTTGACCGAACTCCACCGCACCCAGCGCGGAGCCGCCTCCTACGGCGGTCAACTCCCGCTCGCCCAGGGCCGGAAGACCGCCCCCATCGGTCTGCCCGACCTCGACGAGTCGGAGCGGCTCAGTGCCGAGCTGGGCGTCCTCGGCATGGACGCCTCGCGCCACCTCATGGGCGACCACCACGCCTTCCTGCGCGAACTCGGCGTGGTCTCCGCCAAGCGGCTGCGCGAGGCCCCGCACGGGCAGACCGTGCTGGTCGCGGGCGCCAAGGCGGCCACCCAGACCCCGCCGATCCGCTCCGGAAAGCGGGTCATCTTCACCACGCTCGACGACGGTACGGGCCTGGTCGACCTCGCCTTCTTCGACGACTCCCACGAGGCCTGCGCCCACACCGTCTTCCACTCCTGGCTGCTCCTCGTCCGGGGTGTGGTGCAGCGGCGCGGCCCGCGCAGCCTCAGCGTGGTCGGATCCGCGGCCTGGAACCTCGCCGAGCTGGTGGAGCTGCGGGCCACCGGCGGCCTGGAAGCGGTGGGCGCACGGCTCGCGGAGCCCACGCCGACGCCCACCGGAAACGGCGACGGCGGTCGCCGGATCACGATGGAGACCGGTTACGAGATGAACGCCTGGGCGGACCTGAAGCCGGCCGGCGAAGGCGCGGCGACGCCGGCCAGGAAGCTGTGGCACCAGAGTCCGGGGAGCGCGGGATGATCCTCTGTGTACGGTTCCGGCTGGAATCCACGGGGGAGGCGCTTCTCCCTCAACTGGTCGGGCTGCTCGGTGAGTTCACCCCGGTCGTCGAGGCCGCCCCGCCCGACACCCTGCTCGCCGACGTCCGCGGCGCGCTGCGCTACTTCGGCTGGAGCCCGGTCGAACTGGCCTCGGTGGTCCGGGTCAGGGCGCTCGCCCTGTACGGCGTCGACTGCGTCATCGGGGCCGGACCGAACCCGATGCTGGCCCGGATGGCGGCCCGCGAGGCCCGCCCCGGCGTCACCCTGGTCGTCGAGGACCCGGCCGCCTTCCTGCGGGAACGCCCGGTCGTCGCGCTCGACGGGGTCGGCCGCGCCACCGCCCGTACCCTCTGCGCGTACGGACTCGACTCCATCGGCCGGGTCGCCGACGCGCCGCTCGCCGTGCTCCAGCGGCTCGTCGGCGCGAAGGCCGGCCGCGAGCTGGTGGAGCGGGCCCGGGGGATCGACCGCAGCGCCGTCGTGCCGAACGCGCTCTCCCGGTCGATGGCAGCCGAACAAACCTTCTCCCAGGACGAGTTGGACCACTCGGCGCATCGCAGGGCGCTGCTCGCGCTCGCCGGGGAGCTGGGCGCCAGGATGCGTACGGAGAAGCAGGTGTGCCGCTCCCTCACGGTGACCGTGCGGTACGCGGACCGGTCCACCACCACCCGTACCCGTACCCTGCCCGAGCCGACCGCCCACTCGGCGGCGCTCACCGCTCTCGCGTACGCGATCCTTGGCTCGTTCGGGCTGCAGCGGGCCCGGGTGCGGGGGATCGCGCTGCGTGCGGAGGGGCTCGCGCCCGCGGAGGGGGCCGCGCAACAGCTGACCTTCGACCCGGCGGACGAGAAGGCCCGTCGGATCGAGGCGGTGGCGGACCGGGCGCGGGCGAAGTTCGGCCCGGGGGCGATCGTGCCGGGCTCGCTGGCGGCCTGACGTGCACCTGTACCGCCTGCGGCTACTCCTTATTGACGAGAAGTCACTTTTTACCGACGCGTAACTTCCCAGTCGAGGCTACTCGTGCGTAGCTTGGCTTGAAGCAGAGCATCCCCACTTGTGGTCCGGACCGCAGGGCTCGCTGTCATCGTTCGTCACAGATTTCCCTTGAGCCGCAAGGAGATCGCACGATGCTGCCCTGGAAACACGCGCTCAGAACCCTCTCGGTCCTCCTGCTGACCGCCGCCGCCACCCTCGCGCCCACCGCATCGGCCCAGGCCACCGCCGCCCCGAGCCGAGGCTGGAACGACTTCTCCTGCAAGCCCTCCGCCGCCCACCCGCGTCCGGTCGTCCTCGTCCACGGCACCTTCGGCAACTCCGTGGACAACTGGCTGGCCCTCGCGCCCTACCTGGTCAACCGTGGCTACTGCGTCTTCTCGCTCGACTACGGCCAGCTGCCGAACGTGCCGTTCTTCCACGGCCTTGGCCCGATCGAGAAGTCGGCCGAGCAGCTCGACGTATACGTCGACAAGGTGCTCGCCGCCACCGGTGCCGCCGAGGCCGACCTCGTCGGTCACTCGCAGGGTGGCATGATGCCGCGCCACTACATCAAGTTCCTCGGCGGGGCCGAGAAGGTCAACGCGCTCGTCGGGATCGCTCCCGACAACCACGGCACGACCCTCCTCGGCCTCACCAAGCTGCTGCCGTACTTCCCCGGTGTCGAGGACTTCATCACCGCGAACACACCGGGCCTCGCCGACCAGATGGCCGGATCACCGTTCATCACCCGGCTCAACGAGGGCGGGGACACGGTTCCGGGCGTCACGTACACGGTCATCGCGACCAAGTACGACGAGGTCGTCACCCCGTACCGCTCGGGGTTCCTCGACGGTCCGAACGTCACCAACGTCGTCATCCAGGACAAGTGCGCGCTGGACCTCTCGGAGCACGTGGCGATCGGGACGCTGGACCGGATCACGTTCCACGAGGTGACGAACGCTCTCGACCCGGCCCGTGCGACCCCGACCACCTGCGCGTCCGTGATCGGCTGACCCTACGGCGTCAGCGGCTGTGCCGGCCCGCGGGCACGGCCTTGCGGCGGACGGCCGCGAACAGCAGCGACGCACCGAGCGCCAGGACGGCGGCGCCGCCGACCGCGATGTACGGGGTCGCGGCGTCGCCCCCGGTCGCGGCGAGGCTCTCGCCCGGACCGGAACCGGCGGCGGCGGGCGCGTTGGGCGCGGCCGGCTCCGAGGACGCGGGCGCCGTCGTGGCGGCCGGGGCGGCAGCCGTCGCCTCCGCCCCGGTCTCGGCCTTGTCGTCACCGTGCCCGCCGTGCTCCACGGACGACTTGTCCTCACCGTCCTTGATCTCCTCGTCGGTCGGCGCGGACGCCGTCGGCGCCGGGGCGCCGCCCGTGTTGCCGCTGTCCTTCCCGAACACGACGTCGGAGCAGGTGTAGAACGCCTCGGGGGAGTCGGAGCGCTGCCAGATCGAGTAGATCAGGTGGCGGCCGGACTTGTCGGGCACGGTGCCGTCGAAGACGTAGTCGCCGTTCTCCATCCGCGGGTCGGTGACCGTCGCGAACGGCTTCCCCTCCAGGTCCGACCACGTCAGCGGCTTCGAGGGGTCGTAGCCGTCCTTGGTGACGTACAGCTCGAAGGAACCCCTGTGCGGGGCGGTCCCCTTGTAGCGGAAGGTGTGCTTGCCGGAGGCGAGCGTGCTCGCCGGCCAGTCGCCCCGGGCCAGGTCGAGCCCGCGGTACTTGTCGTTGCCGGCGCTGCACAGCTTGCCGTCCGGGATCAGCTCGCGGTGCTTCCCGGCGGCGTTGGCGATGTTCACCGCGTTCCAGTCGTAGAACGCCTGCGTCCCACTGGCCGCGACCGCCGCCTTGCACGCCGCCGACTTCGGACTCTCCGGCCCCTCGGCGTAACAGGCCGAGACCCGACTCACCGGATCGGTCATCGACCCGTGCGCGGAGGCCGGCGCGGCGGCGAGCCCGGCGAGCGCGAGCGGCGCGACACCGAGGGCGAGAACGGTGGCGGCCGTACGGCGGCGAGAGGTCATGGGGGGACAACTCCTTCACGAGGGTGGTGTGGGGTTGCCGAGAAAGCTAGCCGCCGCGAAGGCCGAAAAGACCGGTGGAGAGGGGGAGACGGCGATCCTTAGGATGCCTTTAAGGCGGAGGTAAGAGGGGGCTCAGAAAGCACCCGGGGCCCTGCGTCGCAGGGCTGGTGGGACCAGCCCTTCCCGTCCGCGAGCGTCCGCCGGCGTCCGGCTGGTGTCGTGTCCGTTGGCTCTCTGTGTGGCTCCCCTGGGGAGCCACACGGCGGCGGCGTCGACATCTGCTTTGTAAGTTCGACCAGCCGCGCCGCTCACCTAGCCCCCGAGGCAATGGCTTGGCCCTGTGCATGCCTCGGGAGTCGTTCAAAGCCGTTCAAGTGCACTGACGTTGCCGTCAGATACTGCCGTCACCGGAACCTGCTGCGGCAGCGGAGGTCAGCAGGGCGCAGCCGACACTCGCCGGCCCCCTGCTGCACGCTGGGGCGTTCTCTCCCTCGACTCTGCGCTCCTGGGGTTGCGGCATGATGATCCGTCATGGAATCAGAGGTCATAGCCGCGATTGTGGCCGCAAGTGTCAGTATTCCCACCGGGCTCGTCGCTGCTGGTGCCGCCTATCTGGGAGCCCGGGCCCAAGCGCGCGGTGCCCACCTCGGCCCTATCAACTCGATACGCCGCGCCGCCCAACGTGACGCGTATGCCCAGCTCCTCACCTCATGGCGTGCCGTCTGGAGGCTCACGCACGACGTGGACGGGGTCGGGACCTCGCCCACGGAGCAAGACCTGCTCGAATCGCGCGTCAACAGCGCCTACGAGACCCTCGACGGAGCTATCGCACTGGTGATCCTCGAAGGACCCGATCACATCGCACAGCTGGCCCGAGACCTCGAAGACGTGAACGACGAACTGCACTTTCAGGCCTGCGGTGTCATCACGCGCGCTCGCGGCGGGGACTTGTCGGGGTACCTGCGCCTCGACTTCTACCGCTATCAACAAGCGGGCATGCGCGCGGCGGACGAGTTCGTCAAAGCCGCTCAAGCCCACCTCAACGGCGACGGTGTGTAAGGCGCGCGGCTCAGGAGGCCGCCTCTGCTCAGCGCATCTCAGCTGGTTTGGCGACTGTGAGCTCCTATCGCTGCGCTCCAGTCCATTGGGCCCCCTGAAATGACGGACTGCCATCGTCCACCATGAAGGTCGGCGGAGCGGCTTTGGGCTGGAGCTGCCATGGGGCGAGAGATCGGGGCCCGTACGCTGGTCAGCGAAATCGGGCAGTCTGTGGACCTGCCCGTTAAGGCCCGATGTGGGCCCCGATCTTCGAGGCTCGCCCCATGGTGGCTGCCTAAAGCCGTGGAGCCGACCGGGCCCAGCCACAGCGGGCTTTCGTCCACTGCATCAGGTGTTCTCGCTTCAGCCGCGCGGCAGGCGGAGCCGGGGCCCGGAGCGGGGCGGAGAGAGGACCTACCCCCGCTACCGGCCCGCGCCCCCACAGGCCGGGCCGGTAGCGGACACATCCGCTACCGCTACCCCTATCCGCTACCTCGATCATGCCCCTGACCAGGGCGGTAGCGGAGGTAGCGGAAGTAGCGGACCTGACAGGAAGGGGGCCAGACGGCCCCACCTGCGTCGC contains:
- a CDS encoding DNA polymerase III subunit alpha, with the protein product MPGFAHLHTASGFSLRYGASHPERLAQRAAERGMDALALTDRDTVAGVVRFAKACAEAGVRPLFGVDLAIADPAPAGQGQGGGGARVYAVNGLGGAGVAGSGGSGARAANGSGPAGRASDGSVPSVPSASGGGEPASGAGAAGSGGGGGSVRGSGAAGWPVRAAGTSARRVPVRGGAFVDESPSRVVLLARSAAGWAALCRMITAAHAEGEQPRLPWDANHGDDLTVLLGPASDVGRALAAGRPDRAARLLVPWRERYGDALRLEAVHHGRSGTGPGSLRLAARTVGFAAEQGVRPVLSNAVRYADSGQGPVADVLDSARRLVPIDPRKELDSGEAWLKGAGDMLAGAERVVEAAGFRRDAAHRLLDQTMAVADGCVIDPQDDLGMGSAHFPEPYLVGAAHRTAQRVLASRASAGMVLRGYDRGPGRRVYWDRMHRELDIIAHHGFATYFLTVAQVVDDVKSMGIRVAARGSGAGSFVNHLLGIAHADPVEHGLLMERFLSKNRTALPDIDIDVESARRLEVYRAIMDRFGTERVATVAMPETYRVRHAVRDVGAALSMDPAEIDRIAKAFPHIRARDALAALDELPELRELAGEKQAYGKLWELVEALDALPRGIAMHPCGVLLSDASLLTRTPVVPTSGEGFPMAQFDKEDVEDLGLLKLDVLGVRMQSAMAHAVAEVQRATGERLDIDDPAQVPAGDPATYRLIQSTETLGCFQIESPGQRDLVGRLQPATFHDLVVDISLFRPGPVAADMVRPFIEARHGRAPVRYPHPDLEGALKETYGVVVFHEQIIEIVRIMTGCGRGEADQVRRGLSHPESQGRIKIWFARRAEERGYDYEVIARAWEIVEAFGSYGFCKAHAVAFAVPTYQSAWLKAHHPAAFYAGLLTHDPGMYPKRLLLADARRRGVPVLPLDVNRSAAAHRIELVSGPPKRWGLRLALADVHGISEAESARIEAGQPYASLLDFWERARPRKPVAERLAQVGALDAFGANRRDLLLHLTELHRTQRGAASYGGQLPLAQGRKTAPIGLPDLDESERLSAELGVLGMDASRHLMGDHHAFLRELGVVSAKRLREAPHGQTVLVAGAKAATQTPPIRSGKRVIFTTLDDGTGLVDLAFFDDSHEACAHTVFHSWLLLVRGVVQRRGPRSLSVVGSAAWNLAELVELRATGGLEAVGARLAEPTPTPTGNGDGGRRITMETGYEMNAWADLKPAGEGAATPARKLWHQSPGSAG
- a CDS encoding alpha/beta fold hydrolase, whose amino-acid sequence is MLPWKHALRTLSVLLLTAAATLAPTASAQATAAPSRGWNDFSCKPSAAHPRPVVLVHGTFGNSVDNWLALAPYLVNRGYCVFSLDYGQLPNVPFFHGLGPIEKSAEQLDVYVDKVLAATGAAEADLVGHSQGGMMPRHYIKFLGGAEKVNALVGIAPDNHGTTLLGLTKLLPYFPGVEDFITANTPGLADQMAGSPFITRLNEGGDTVPGVTYTVIATKYDEVVTPYRSGFLDGPNVTNVVIQDKCALDLSEHVAIGTLDRITFHEVTNALDPARATPTTCASVIG
- a CDS encoding lytic polysaccharide monooxygenase gives rise to the protein MTSRRRTAATVLALGVAPLALAGLAAAPASAHGSMTDPVSRVSACYAEGPESPKSAACKAAVAASGTQAFYDWNAVNIANAAGKHRELIPDGKLCSAGNDKYRGLDLARGDWPASTLASGKHTFRYKGTAPHRGSFELYVTKDGYDPSKPLTWSDLEGKPFATVTDPRMENGDYVFDGTVPDKSGRHLIYSIWQRSDSPEAFYTCSDVVFGKDSGNTGGAPAPTASAPTDEEIKDGEDKSSVEHGGHGDDKAETGAEATAAAPAATTAPASSEPAAPNAPAAAGSGPGESLAATGGDAATPYIAVGGAAVLALGASLLFAAVRRKAVPAGRHSR